One genomic window of Dama dama isolate Ldn47 chromosome 7, ASM3311817v1, whole genome shotgun sequence includes the following:
- the SSR1 gene encoding translocon-associated protein subunit alpha, which translates to MRSLRRLLLLFLLVFPATLLLRGGPGGSLAVAQDLTEDEETVEDSIIEDEDDEAEVEEDEPTDLAEDKEEEDVSGEPEASPSADTTILFVKGEDFPANNIVKFLVGFTNKGTEDFIVESLDASFRYPQDYQFYIQNFTALPLNTVVPPQRQATFEYSFIPAEPMGGRPFGLVINLNYKDLNGNVFQDAVFNQTVTIIEREDGLDGETIFMYMFLAGLGLLVVVGLHQLLESRKRKRPIQKVEMGTSSQNDVDMSWIPQETLNQINKASPRRLPRKRAQKRSVGSDE; encoded by the exons GCTCTTTGGCAGTGGCTCAGGATCTTACGGaggatgaagaaacagtggaagaTTCTATAATTGAAGATGAAGACGATGAAGCAGAGGTGGAAGAAGATGAACCGACAGATTTG GCTGAAGATAAAGAGGAAGAAGACGTATCAGGTGAACCTGAAGCCTCACCCAGTGCAGATACAACCATCCTGTTCGTGAAAGGAGAAG ATTTTCCAGCAAATAACATTGTGAAGTTCCTGGTAGGCTTTACCAACAAGGGTACAGAAGATTTTATTGTCGAGTCTCTCGATGCCTCTTTCCGGTACCCTCAGGACTACCAGTTTTATATCCAGAATTTCACCGCTCTTCCCTTGAACACGGTCGTGCCGCCCCAGAGACAGGCAACCTTTGAGTACTCCTTCATCCCCGCAGAGCCCATGGGGGGCCGGCCCTTCGGTCTGGTCATCAACCTGAACTACAAGGATTTGAAC GGCAATGTTTTCCAAGATGCTGTCTTCAATCAAACAGTTACAATTATCGAGAGAGAAGATGGGTTAGATGGAGAAAC CATATTTATGTACATGTTCCTTGCTGGTCTTGGGCTGTTGGTTGTCGTTGGCCTTCATCAGCTCCTGGAATCTAGAAAG CGCAAGAGGCCCATTCAGAAGGTAGAGATGGGAACATCGAGTCAAAATGATGTCGACATGAGCTGGATTCCTCAGGAAACTCTGAATCAGATCA ATAAAGCTTCACCAAGAAGGTTGCCCAGGAAACGGGCACAGAAGAGATCGGTGGGATCTGATGAGTAA